The Motilibacter peucedani region CCCCTACGTCCACTCGGTCGGCCACTGCTCCCGGTGCAGCGCGACGGTCGAGCCGCGCCTCTCGCTGCAGTGGTTCGTCAAGGTCGCCCCGCTGGCGCAGGCGGCCGGCGACGCCGTGCGCGACGGCCGCGTCGTGATCTCTCCCGCGTCGATGAGCCAGCGCTACTTCGACTGGGTCGACGACATGCACGACTGGTGCATCAGCCGCCAGCTGCTGTGGGGCCACCGCATCCCGGTCTTCTACGGCCCCGACGGCGAGGTCCGCTGCCTCGGCCCGGGCGAGGAGCCGCCGGGCGAGGGGTGGACGCAGGACCCCGACGTCCTCGACACCTGGTTCTCGAGCGGGCTGTGGCCGTTCTCCACCCTGGGCTGGCCGGAGCAGACCGCCGACCTGGCGAAGTTCTACCCGACCAGCGTCCTGGTCACGGGCTACGACATCATCTTCTTCTGGGTCGCGCGGATGATGATGTTCGGCCTCTACGCGATGGACGGCGTGCCGCCGTTCCACACGATCGCCCTCACCGGGCTGGTGCGCGACGAGCGCGGGCGCAAGATGTCGAAGTCCAAGGGCAACGCGGTCGACCCGCTCACCTGGATGGACGCCTACGGCTCCGACGCGCTGCGCTTCACGCTGGCCCGCGGCGCCAACCCGGGCACCGACGTCCCCATCAGCGAGGAGTGGGTGCAGGGCGGCGGCCGCTTCTGCAACAAGCTCTGGAACGCGACCCGCCTGGCGCTGCTCAACGGCGCCAGCGTCGGAGAGCTGCCCGAGTCCGGTGCGCTCACGGTCGCCGACCGCTGGATCCTCTCGCGGCTGCACGCCACCGTCGCCGAGGTCGACGCGGCCTACGACAGCTACCAGTTCGCCAAGGCGACCGACGCGCTCTACCACTTCACGTGGGACGAGTTCTGCGACTGGTACCTCGAGCTGGCCAAGGTCTCGCTGGCGCAGGGCGGCGAGGAGGCCGACGGCACCCGCCTGGTCCTCGGCCACGTGCTCGACGTGCTGCTCCGCCTGCTGCACCCGATCGTCCCGTTCGTCACCGAGGCGCTGTGGACCGCGCTCACCGGCGGCGAGTCCGTCGTGGTCGCCGAGTGGCCGCAGGCGCTGCCCGAGCGCGCCGACGGCGTCGCCGAGGCCGAGGTCGAGGCGGTGCAGCGCCTGGTGACCGAGGTCCGCCGCTTCCGCAGCGACCAGGGGGTCAAGCCCGGTCAGCGGGTGCCCGCGAAGGTCACCGGGCTCGGAGTGCTCAGCGCGCACGAGGAGGCGATCCGTACGCTGCTGCGGCTCTCCGAGCCGGGCGCGGAGTTCTCCGCCACCGCGAGCCTGCCGATCGGGAAGGTCGTGGTCGAGCTCGACCTCTCCGGCACCATCGACGTGCCCGCGGAGCGCCGCCGCCTCGAGAAGGACCTCGCTGCGGCCCAGGCCGACAACGCGCGGGCGGTGGCCAAGCTGGGCAACGAGGCCTTCCTCGCGAAGGCTCCGGACGCGGTCGTCGACAAGGTGAAGGCCCAGCTGGCGGCGGTCGAGGCCGACATCGCCCGCATCACCCAGCAGCTGCGCGACCTGCCGGGCAGCGGCACGTGAGCGAGCAGACCGGCTCGCCCGCGGAGCTCGCCGCCCGGCTGGCCGAGGTCGAGCTCGCGATCCTGGCGCGCGCGCCCGAGCACGACATCGTGCCCTCGCTCGACCGCATCCGTGCCGTCGTCGAGCTGCTCGGCGACCCGCAGCGGGCCTACCCGGTCGTGCACCTCACCGGCACCAACGGCAAGACCTCGACGACGCGGATGGTCGACGAGCTGCTGCGCGCGTTCGGGATGCGCACCGGGCGGTTCACCAGCCCGCACCTGCACAGCCCGCGCGAGCGCATCAGCATCGAGGGCAAGCCCATCAGCGCTGAGAAGTTCGTCGCCGCCTACGACGACGTGGCGCCCTACCTCGAGCTGGTCGACGCCCGCGGCGGGCACCGCCTGACGTTCTTCGAGACCTTCGTGGCCATGGCCTACGCAGCCTTCGCCGACGCGCCGGTCGACGTCGCGGTCGTCGAGGTGGGCATGGGCGGCGCCTGGGACGCGACCAACGTCGCCGACGGGCAGGTCGCGGTCATCACGCCGGTGGCGATCGACCACACCCGCTACCTCGGCGAGACCGAGGTCGAGATCGCGGCCGAGAAGTCGGGCATCATCAAGCCGGGCGCTCTGGCAGTCCTCGCGCAGCAGGACCTCGACGTCGCAGAAGTGCTGATGCGCAAGGCTTCTGAGGTCGGTGCGACGGTCGCGCGCGAGGGCCTCGAGTTCGGCGTCCTGTCGCGCCAGCCGGCGGTCGGCGGCCAGCTGGTCTCCTTGCGCGGCCTCGGCGGCGACTACGAGGACCTCTTCCTGCCGCTGTTCGGCGCCCACCAGGCGCAGAACGCCGCAGTGGCGCTGGCCGCGGTCGAGGGCTTCCTCGGCGGTGGTCAGGGACAGCTCGACATCGAGGCGGTCCGCGCCGGCTTCGCGGCCGTCACGTCGCCGGGTCGGCTCGAGGTGGCCCGCCGCTCGCCGACGGTGCTGCTCGACGCCGCCCACAACCCGGCCGGCGCGCTCGCGACGGCCGAGGCGCTGCGCGACTCGTTCACGTTCAGCCGCTTGATCGGCGTGCTCGGCGTCATGGGCGACAAGGACGCCCGCGGACTGCTCGAGGCCTTCGAGCCGGTGCTCGACGAGGTCGTCGTCACGGCGGCCCGCACGGAGCGCGCGATGCCCGTCGACGAGCTGGCCGCGCTCGCCGTCGACGTCTTCGGCGCCGACCGGGTCGAGGTGACCCCGGAGCTCGACGCGGCGATCGACACCGCGGTCGCGCTGGCCGAGCAGGACACCGAGCTCGGCGGCGTCGGAGTCCTCGTCACCGGGAGCATCGTCACGGTCGCGCAGGCACGGGGCCTGCTGGGTCGGACCTCCGCCTAGCGGACGTCCGCCCCCGCAGCAGGGCCGCCGCGTACGCCTAGGGCTGGGTGCTCGACGCCGGCGCCTCGCCGCCGGGCGCGCGTCGCGCGCCGAACTGGGGCACCGTCAGCCCGCACGCCGTGATGGCGGCCTGCGCGGCCGCGGTCCGGAGGATGGCGAAGTCCCCGCCGCCACCGCCGAAGCCGCTGCGGGGCATGCCGGTCGGCCGAGCCGTGGGACGGGCCGTGGGCCGGGCACCCGGTGTGGAGCCCCGCCGGGCGGTCGGCGTCGGCAGCGAGATGCCGGCGGCCGAGAGGCACTGCCGGATCTTCGCGAACTCGGCGCCGAACTGGCCGCCCTGCCCGCCGCCCTCCTGGCTCGCGGACGTCGCGCTGGACGACGGCGCCGGAGCCGAGGCAGCCGTCGTGCCGGAGGCGGAGCTCCCGCCGCACGCGGCGAGGCAGGCGAGCGCGGCAGCGCTGAGGACGGCTCCGGCGGGAGCGGCGAGACGGCGCGAGTGCATGGAGGTTCCTCGGGTTCGGGGGGAGGTCGAGCTCATGAGGCGGGCTTGGACGTGGTGATTCCCGACGCGGTCACCGTGCCGTCGGACGCGGTGGTGCCCGACACGACGACCGAGGCGCCTGCCTTCAGCGAGGACAGCGGCGTGGTGGTCGTGGAGGTGACCGACGTGCCGGAGGGCACCGTCACCGTCACCGTCTTGCCGGCGAAGTTCTTGATGGTCAGCGTGCCGCCCTTCACCGAGACGACGGAGCCGATTGCGGCCGGAGCATCGGCCGTGCCGCCGGCGGACTGCGCGGACCCCGCGCCTCGCTGTGCGCCGCCGGGGACAGTGCCTCCCTGTGCGCCGGCGAAGCCGCCGTAGCCGCCGAACGCGCGGCCACCTCCCTGGGCCGGCCCGCCCGGCACGGCGCCGGCCGTCGTCGACCCGCCCGCGCCGCGCTCTACCAGCGCGCCGCCGGCGAAGGCGCCGGTCAGCAGCAGCGCGCCGATCAGCCCGAGGGTCACCGTGGACAGCCGGGGACCGGAGTGCTCGGCCAGCAGCGATCGGAGGTCGTCGTCGCCGCTGGTCTCGTCGACCGGCGTCTCGGCGGCGGGGAGCCGCTCGGTCGCGGGCCCGATGTCATCCCGCGGGGTCACGCCGAGCAGCTCGTCGATGTCGCTC contains the following coding sequences:
- a CDS encoding valine--tRNA ligase — translated: MTADPTAASARDLPPQYAPAQVEGPLYERWVERGYFAADPKSDKQPYTIVIPPPNVTGSLHLGHAFQHTLMDALTRRKRMQGFEALWLPGMDHAGIATQTLVERQLMETEGKSKHDLSREEFVERVWRWKEDFGGRILGQMRRLGDGVDWSRERFTMDEGLSHAVQTIFKRLYDDGLVYRAERIINWCPQDLTALSDIEVDHSDDAGELVSIRYGDGDASIVVATTRAETMLGDTAVAVHPDDPRYAHLVGTEVELPLTGRRIPVVADLHVDPDFGSGAVKVTPAHDPNDFEIGQRHDLPSMTVLDERGRVTAPGPFEGLDRFDARAAVVAALREEGRVVDEKRPYVHSVGHCSRCSATVEPRLSLQWFVKVAPLAQAAGDAVRDGRVVISPASMSQRYFDWVDDMHDWCISRQLLWGHRIPVFYGPDGEVRCLGPGEEPPGEGWTQDPDVLDTWFSSGLWPFSTLGWPEQTADLAKFYPTSVLVTGYDIIFFWVARMMMFGLYAMDGVPPFHTIALTGLVRDERGRKMSKSKGNAVDPLTWMDAYGSDALRFTLARGANPGTDVPISEEWVQGGGRFCNKLWNATRLALLNGASVGELPESGALTVADRWILSRLHATVAEVDAAYDSYQFAKATDALYHFTWDEFCDWYLELAKVSLAQGGEEADGTRLVLGHVLDVLLRLLHPIVPFVTEALWTALTGGESVVVAEWPQALPERADGVAEAEVEAVQRLVTEVRRFRSDQGVKPGQRVPAKVTGLGVLSAHEEAIRTLLRLSEPGAEFSATASLPIGKVVVELDLSGTIDVPAERRRLEKDLAAAQADNARAVAKLGNEAFLAKAPDAVVDKVKAQLAAVEADIARITQQLRDLPGSGT
- a CDS encoding bifunctional folylpolyglutamate synthase/dihydrofolate synthase — protein: MSEQTGSPAELAARLAEVELAILARAPEHDIVPSLDRIRAVVELLGDPQRAYPVVHLTGTNGKTSTTRMVDELLRAFGMRTGRFTSPHLHSPRERISIEGKPISAEKFVAAYDDVAPYLELVDARGGHRLTFFETFVAMAYAAFADAPVDVAVVEVGMGGAWDATNVADGQVAVITPVAIDHTRYLGETEVEIAAEKSGIIKPGALAVLAQQDLDVAEVLMRKASEVGATVAREGLEFGVLSRQPAVGGQLVSLRGLGGDYEDLFLPLFGAHQAQNAAVALAAVEGFLGGGQGQLDIEAVRAGFAAVTSPGRLEVARRSPTVLLDAAHNPAGALATAEALRDSFTFSRLIGVLGVMGDKDARGLLEAFEPVLDEVVVTAARTERAMPVDELAALAVDVFGADRVEVTPELDAAIDTAVALAEQDTELGGVGVLVTGSIVTVAQARGLLGRTSA